A single window of Colletes latitarsis isolate SP2378_abdomen chromosome 4, iyColLati1, whole genome shotgun sequence DNA harbors:
- the LOC143341471 gene encoding oxysterol-binding protein-related protein 9 isoform X1: MVFFFLNCLSESEIFYLLIRIRFNLHTKLIIALTEQQITMSTMEGSLSKWTNVVNGWQYRWFVLDDNAGLLSYYTSKEKMMRGARRGCVRLRGAIIGIDDEDDSTFTITTSSYKDDPKTFHFQTRNAEERERWIRALEDTILRHSHARWDPKKSPPKQDFDRKVAEADAYLQLLIDQIKLIETKQRTTAEEDEEKQQKYAAVLTQANAMLNCVKHTIVQLQIAKNTAIPVNGIYRGPTDSIHVSSSLSHVAASEAEVPVQTGIELGSECVESRIPALPNAVVDRDLPVPQFSYSSSDEDEDYYDAADEISPPTIQNHITVRRRDGEWSQAHVDANSSENRKQPPLPPTKGDGSVDYDALYEEESETEMDSMESHGSVVTHLLSQVKIGMDLTKVALPTFILERRSLLEMYADYFTHPDQFVSIADMTTPKDRMVQVVRWYLCSFHAGRKSGVAKKPYNPILGEIFRCHWDIPTDGVDSSIDSKVVVEGPVPWCKENQLSFIAEQVSHHPPISAFYAEHYAKRISFGAHVWTKSKFLGLSIGVHNVGKGWVNVLQHGEEYVLTFPNGYGRSILTVPWIELGGTAVIHCTQTGFHATVEFLTKPFYGGKRNRITCQITQPGEKKPFLTITGEWSGAMEAKWADGRIETFADVKELQTQRKLVKPVCEQEEHESRKVWRDVTVGLRINDMEKATAAKCTIEQKQRDEARLRKENSINWQTKLFKETKDGGWAYVKPLADRLHSSLDQASAT; the protein is encoded by the exons ATGGTTTTTTTCTTTCTCAATTGTTTATCTGAatcagaaatattttatctactTATTCGGATTAGGTTCAATCTACATACAAAATTAATCATTGCATTAAC TGAACAACAAATAACAATGTCGACGATGGAAGGTTCACTTAGCAAATGGACAAATGTCGTTAACGGATGGCAATATCGATGGttcgttttagatgataatgctggACTTTTGTCATATTACACG agTAAAGAAAAAATGATGAGAGGAGCACGTAGAGGATGCGTCCGTTTAAGAGGTGCTATTATTGGTATAGATGATGAAGATGATAGCACATTTACAATTACCACCTCGTCATATAAAGATGATCCAAAAACATTTcattttcaaacacgaaatgcaGAGGAACGAGAACGTTGGATTCGTGCTTTGGAAGATACTATATTACGTCATTCACATGCT AGATGGGATCCTAAAAAATCTCCACCTAAGCAAGATTTTGATCGCAAAGTAGCTGAAGCTGATGCTTATCTTCAATTATTAATTgaccaaataaaattaattgaaacaaAACAGAGAACTACTGCTGAAGAAGATGAAGAAAAGCAGCAAAAGTATGCTGCAGTTTTAACACAAGCTAATGCAATGCTTAATTGTGTTAAACATACAATTGTTCAATTGCAAATTGCAAAG AATACAGCAATACCTGTAAATGGTATATATAGGGGACCCACTGACTCAATACATGTTTCATCTTCCTTATCTCATG TTGCTGCTAGTGAAGCAGAGGTACCAGTACAAACTGGAATCGAACTAGGTTCTGAGTGTGTAGAATCAAGAATACCTGCATTGCCAAATG ctgTTGTAGATAGAGATCTTCCAGTACCGCAATTTTCTTACTCGTCTTCGGACGAAGATGAGGACTACTATGATGCAGCAGACGAGATATCGCCTCCTACAATACAAAATCATATCACCGT TAGACGACGAGATGGCGAATGGTCACAGGCACATGTTGATGCCAATTCAAGTGAAAATCGAAAGCAACCTCCATTACCACCTACAAAAGGTGATGGATCAGTTGATTACGATG CTCTATACGAGGAGGAAAGTGAAACAGAAA TGGATTCTATGGAATCTCATGGATCTGTTGTGACTCATCTTCTATCTCAAGTGAAGATTGGTATGGATTTGACAAAAGTAGCATTACCTACATTTATTTTAGAGCGCAGGTCGCTTCTTGAAATGTATGCAGATTACTTTACTCATCCAGACCAGTTTGTAAG CATAGCAGATATGACCACACCAAAAGATAGAATGGTTCAAGTAGTTCGTTGGTACTTATGTAGTTTCCATGCAGGTCGCAAATCAGGGGTAGCTAAAAAACCATATAATCCAATAttaggtgaaatttttagatgtcaTTGGGATATTCCCACTGATGGTGTAGATAGTTCAATTGATTCAAAAGTAGTTGTTGAAGGACCTGTACCTTGGTGTAAAGAAAATCAACTTTCGTTTATCGCAGAACAGGTTTCTCATCACCCTCCAA TAAGTGCGTTTTATGCTGAACATTATGCAAAAAGAATTAGTTTTGGAGCACATGTATGGACAAAGAGTAAATTTCTTGGATTGAGTATAGGAGTACATAATGTAGGGAAAGGTTGGGTAAATGTATTACAACATGGAGAAGAATACGTTCTAACTTTTCCTAATGGTTATGGTAGATCTATTCTTACTGTACCATGGATAGAATTAGGAGGAACTGCAGTTATACATTGTACACAAACTGGCTTCCATGCTACAgtagaatttttaacaaaaccttTTTATGGTGGTAAACGTAACCGAATTACATGTCAGATTACTCAACCAGGAGAGAAGAAACCATTTCTTACTATAACTGGAGAGTGGAGCGGTGCTATGGAAGCAAAATGGGCTGATGGA agaaTTGAAACATTTGCGGATGTAAAAGAACTTCAAACTCAAAGAAAATTAGTAAAACCAGTTTGTGAACAAGAAGAACATGAATCGCGAAAAGTTTGGCGGGATGTAACCGTTGGATTAAGGATTAATGATATGGAAAAAGCTACAGCAGCTAAATGTACAATTGAACAAAAACAACGAGACGAAGCGCGTCTTAGAAAAGAAAATAGCATTAATTGGCAAACGAAG TTGTTTAAAGAAACTAAAGACGGTGGATGGGCGTATGTAAAACCTCTTGCAGACAGATTACATTCTTCTCTTGATCAAGCGAGTGCAACGTAA
- the LOC143341471 gene encoding oxysterol-binding protein-related protein 9 isoform X2 has product MVFFFLNCLSESEIFYLLIRIRFNLHTKLIIALTEQQITMSTMEGSLSKWTNVVNGWQYRWFVLDDNAGLLSYYTSKEKMMRGARRGCVRLRGAIIGIDDEDDSTFTITTSSYKDDPKTFHFQTRNAEERERWIRALEDTILRHSHARWDPKKSPPKQDFDRKVAEADAYLQLLIDQIKLIETKQRTTAEEDEEKQQKYAAVLTQANAMLNCVKHTIVQLQIAKNTAIPVNGIYRGPTDSIHVSSSLSHVAASEAEVPVQTGIELGSECVESRIPALPNAVVDRDLPVPQFSYSSSDEDEDYYDAADEISPPTIQNHITVRRDGEWSQAHVDANSSENRKQPPLPPTKGDGSVDYDALYEEESETEMDSMESHGSVVTHLLSQVKIGMDLTKVALPTFILERRSLLEMYADYFTHPDQFVSIADMTTPKDRMVQVVRWYLCSFHAGRKSGVAKKPYNPILGEIFRCHWDIPTDGVDSSIDSKVVVEGPVPWCKENQLSFIAEQVSHHPPISAFYAEHYAKRISFGAHVWTKSKFLGLSIGVHNVGKGWVNVLQHGEEYVLTFPNGYGRSILTVPWIELGGTAVIHCTQTGFHATVEFLTKPFYGGKRNRITCQITQPGEKKPFLTITGEWSGAMEAKWADGRIETFADVKELQTQRKLVKPVCEQEEHESRKVWRDVTVGLRINDMEKATAAKCTIEQKQRDEARLRKENSINWQTKLFKETKDGGWAYVKPLADRLHSSLDQASAT; this is encoded by the exons ATGGTTTTTTTCTTTCTCAATTGTTTATCTGAatcagaaatattttatctactTATTCGGATTAGGTTCAATCTACATACAAAATTAATCATTGCATTAAC TGAACAACAAATAACAATGTCGACGATGGAAGGTTCACTTAGCAAATGGACAAATGTCGTTAACGGATGGCAATATCGATGGttcgttttagatgataatgctggACTTTTGTCATATTACACG agTAAAGAAAAAATGATGAGAGGAGCACGTAGAGGATGCGTCCGTTTAAGAGGTGCTATTATTGGTATAGATGATGAAGATGATAGCACATTTACAATTACCACCTCGTCATATAAAGATGATCCAAAAACATTTcattttcaaacacgaaatgcaGAGGAACGAGAACGTTGGATTCGTGCTTTGGAAGATACTATATTACGTCATTCACATGCT AGATGGGATCCTAAAAAATCTCCACCTAAGCAAGATTTTGATCGCAAAGTAGCTGAAGCTGATGCTTATCTTCAATTATTAATTgaccaaataaaattaattgaaacaaAACAGAGAACTACTGCTGAAGAAGATGAAGAAAAGCAGCAAAAGTATGCTGCAGTTTTAACACAAGCTAATGCAATGCTTAATTGTGTTAAACATACAATTGTTCAATTGCAAATTGCAAAG AATACAGCAATACCTGTAAATGGTATATATAGGGGACCCACTGACTCAATACATGTTTCATCTTCCTTATCTCATG TTGCTGCTAGTGAAGCAGAGGTACCAGTACAAACTGGAATCGAACTAGGTTCTGAGTGTGTAGAATCAAGAATACCTGCATTGCCAAATG ctgTTGTAGATAGAGATCTTCCAGTACCGCAATTTTCTTACTCGTCTTCGGACGAAGATGAGGACTACTATGATGCAGCAGACGAGATATCGCCTCCTACAATACAAAATCATATCACCGT ACGACGAGATGGCGAATGGTCACAGGCACATGTTGATGCCAATTCAAGTGAAAATCGAAAGCAACCTCCATTACCACCTACAAAAGGTGATGGATCAGTTGATTACGATG CTCTATACGAGGAGGAAAGTGAAACAGAAA TGGATTCTATGGAATCTCATGGATCTGTTGTGACTCATCTTCTATCTCAAGTGAAGATTGGTATGGATTTGACAAAAGTAGCATTACCTACATTTATTTTAGAGCGCAGGTCGCTTCTTGAAATGTATGCAGATTACTTTACTCATCCAGACCAGTTTGTAAG CATAGCAGATATGACCACACCAAAAGATAGAATGGTTCAAGTAGTTCGTTGGTACTTATGTAGTTTCCATGCAGGTCGCAAATCAGGGGTAGCTAAAAAACCATATAATCCAATAttaggtgaaatttttagatgtcaTTGGGATATTCCCACTGATGGTGTAGATAGTTCAATTGATTCAAAAGTAGTTGTTGAAGGACCTGTACCTTGGTGTAAAGAAAATCAACTTTCGTTTATCGCAGAACAGGTTTCTCATCACCCTCCAA TAAGTGCGTTTTATGCTGAACATTATGCAAAAAGAATTAGTTTTGGAGCACATGTATGGACAAAGAGTAAATTTCTTGGATTGAGTATAGGAGTACATAATGTAGGGAAAGGTTGGGTAAATGTATTACAACATGGAGAAGAATACGTTCTAACTTTTCCTAATGGTTATGGTAGATCTATTCTTACTGTACCATGGATAGAATTAGGAGGAACTGCAGTTATACATTGTACACAAACTGGCTTCCATGCTACAgtagaatttttaacaaaaccttTTTATGGTGGTAAACGTAACCGAATTACATGTCAGATTACTCAACCAGGAGAGAAGAAACCATTTCTTACTATAACTGGAGAGTGGAGCGGTGCTATGGAAGCAAAATGGGCTGATGGA agaaTTGAAACATTTGCGGATGTAAAAGAACTTCAAACTCAAAGAAAATTAGTAAAACCAGTTTGTGAACAAGAAGAACATGAATCGCGAAAAGTTTGGCGGGATGTAACCGTTGGATTAAGGATTAATGATATGGAAAAAGCTACAGCAGCTAAATGTACAATTGAACAAAAACAACGAGACGAAGCGCGTCTTAGAAAAGAAAATAGCATTAATTGGCAAACGAAG TTGTTTAAAGAAACTAAAGACGGTGGATGGGCGTATGTAAAACCTCTTGCAGACAGATTACATTCTTCTCTTGATCAAGCGAGTGCAACGTAA
- the LOC143341471 gene encoding oxysterol-binding protein-related protein 9 isoform X3, with the protein MSTMEGSLSKWTNVVNGWQYRWFVLDDNAGLLSYYTSKEKMMRGARRGCVRLRGAIIGIDDEDDSTFTITTSSYKDDPKTFHFQTRNAEERERWIRALEDTILRHSHARWDPKKSPPKQDFDRKVAEADAYLQLLIDQIKLIETKQRTTAEEDEEKQQKYAAVLTQANAMLNCVKHTIVQLQIAKNTAIPVNGIYRGPTDSIHVSSSLSHVAASEAEVPVQTGIELGSECVESRIPALPNAVVDRDLPVPQFSYSSSDEDEDYYDAADEISPPTIQNHITVRRRDGEWSQAHVDANSSENRKQPPLPPTKGDGSVDYDALYEEESETEMDSMESHGSVVTHLLSQVKIGMDLTKVALPTFILERRSLLEMYADYFTHPDQFVSIADMTTPKDRMVQVVRWYLCSFHAGRKSGVAKKPYNPILGEIFRCHWDIPTDGVDSSIDSKVVVEGPVPWCKENQLSFIAEQVSHHPPISAFYAEHYAKRISFGAHVWTKSKFLGLSIGVHNVGKGWVNVLQHGEEYVLTFPNGYGRSILTVPWIELGGTAVIHCTQTGFHATVEFLTKPFYGGKRNRITCQITQPGEKKPFLTITGEWSGAMEAKWADGRIETFADVKELQTQRKLVKPVCEQEEHESRKVWRDVTVGLRINDMEKATAAKCTIEQKQRDEARLRKENSINWQTKLFKETKDGGWAYVKPLADRLHSSLDQASAT; encoded by the exons ATGTCGACGATGGAAGGTTCACTTAGCAAATGGACAAATGTCGTTAACGGATGGCAATATCGATGGttcgttttagatgataatgctggACTTTTGTCATATTACACG agTAAAGAAAAAATGATGAGAGGAGCACGTAGAGGATGCGTCCGTTTAAGAGGTGCTATTATTGGTATAGATGATGAAGATGATAGCACATTTACAATTACCACCTCGTCATATAAAGATGATCCAAAAACATTTcattttcaaacacgaaatgcaGAGGAACGAGAACGTTGGATTCGTGCTTTGGAAGATACTATATTACGTCATTCACATGCT AGATGGGATCCTAAAAAATCTCCACCTAAGCAAGATTTTGATCGCAAAGTAGCTGAAGCTGATGCTTATCTTCAATTATTAATTgaccaaataaaattaattgaaacaaAACAGAGAACTACTGCTGAAGAAGATGAAGAAAAGCAGCAAAAGTATGCTGCAGTTTTAACACAAGCTAATGCAATGCTTAATTGTGTTAAACATACAATTGTTCAATTGCAAATTGCAAAG AATACAGCAATACCTGTAAATGGTATATATAGGGGACCCACTGACTCAATACATGTTTCATCTTCCTTATCTCATG TTGCTGCTAGTGAAGCAGAGGTACCAGTACAAACTGGAATCGAACTAGGTTCTGAGTGTGTAGAATCAAGAATACCTGCATTGCCAAATG ctgTTGTAGATAGAGATCTTCCAGTACCGCAATTTTCTTACTCGTCTTCGGACGAAGATGAGGACTACTATGATGCAGCAGACGAGATATCGCCTCCTACAATACAAAATCATATCACCGT TAGACGACGAGATGGCGAATGGTCACAGGCACATGTTGATGCCAATTCAAGTGAAAATCGAAAGCAACCTCCATTACCACCTACAAAAGGTGATGGATCAGTTGATTACGATG CTCTATACGAGGAGGAAAGTGAAACAGAAA TGGATTCTATGGAATCTCATGGATCTGTTGTGACTCATCTTCTATCTCAAGTGAAGATTGGTATGGATTTGACAAAAGTAGCATTACCTACATTTATTTTAGAGCGCAGGTCGCTTCTTGAAATGTATGCAGATTACTTTACTCATCCAGACCAGTTTGTAAG CATAGCAGATATGACCACACCAAAAGATAGAATGGTTCAAGTAGTTCGTTGGTACTTATGTAGTTTCCATGCAGGTCGCAAATCAGGGGTAGCTAAAAAACCATATAATCCAATAttaggtgaaatttttagatgtcaTTGGGATATTCCCACTGATGGTGTAGATAGTTCAATTGATTCAAAAGTAGTTGTTGAAGGACCTGTACCTTGGTGTAAAGAAAATCAACTTTCGTTTATCGCAGAACAGGTTTCTCATCACCCTCCAA TAAGTGCGTTTTATGCTGAACATTATGCAAAAAGAATTAGTTTTGGAGCACATGTATGGACAAAGAGTAAATTTCTTGGATTGAGTATAGGAGTACATAATGTAGGGAAAGGTTGGGTAAATGTATTACAACATGGAGAAGAATACGTTCTAACTTTTCCTAATGGTTATGGTAGATCTATTCTTACTGTACCATGGATAGAATTAGGAGGAACTGCAGTTATACATTGTACACAAACTGGCTTCCATGCTACAgtagaatttttaacaaaaccttTTTATGGTGGTAAACGTAACCGAATTACATGTCAGATTACTCAACCAGGAGAGAAGAAACCATTTCTTACTATAACTGGAGAGTGGAGCGGTGCTATGGAAGCAAAATGGGCTGATGGA agaaTTGAAACATTTGCGGATGTAAAAGAACTTCAAACTCAAAGAAAATTAGTAAAACCAGTTTGTGAACAAGAAGAACATGAATCGCGAAAAGTTTGGCGGGATGTAACCGTTGGATTAAGGATTAATGATATGGAAAAAGCTACAGCAGCTAAATGTACAATTGAACAAAAACAACGAGACGAAGCGCGTCTTAGAAAAGAAAATAGCATTAATTGGCAAACGAAG TTGTTTAAAGAAACTAAAGACGGTGGATGGGCGTATGTAAAACCTCTTGCAGACAGATTACATTCTTCTCTTGATCAAGCGAGTGCAACGTAA
- the Sra gene encoding RRM_RCAN_like domain containing protein Sra isoform X2, translated as MKKVNMEEKHGSSVLEDEELEESENIIINEVDGLPNLHPNYQQLELEFDVGKSHSDSNMRSIEDLVHDEDLPMSVIVTNVDPRVFKSDELKHEIEDLFKQFGEDATFQYFRSFRRMRVNYSSPNAAANARIQLHQTHFGETDINCYFAQPVTPIDMEDQHLQPPALTKQFLISPPASPPIGWEPREESEPLVNHDLLAAIANLSAGGSHELHPGGSGQPGIVVHVCETANPMKTVPRIQHTRCPEHS; from the exons ATG AAAAAAGTAAACATGGAGGAGAAGCATGGCTCAAGTGTATTGGAAGATGAGGAACTAGAGGAAtctgaaaatataataataaacgaAGTTGATGGTTTACCAAATTTGCATCCTAATTATCAGCAACTAGAACTAGAATTTGATGTAGGAAAAAGTCATAGTGATTCAAATATGAGATCTATAGAAGATTTGGTACATGATGAAGATTTACCAATGTCTGTTATTGTAACTAATGTAGATCCTCGAGTTTTTAAAAGTGATGAGTTAAAG CATGAAATAGAAGATCTTTTTAAGCAGTTTGGGGAAGATGCtacatttcaatattttagatcattTAGAAGAATGAGAGTAAACTATAGTTCTCCAAATGCAGCTGCAAATGCAAGGATACAGCTACACCAAACTCACTTTGGTGAGACCGATATCAATTGTTATTTCGCACAACCTGTTACGCCAATAG ACATGGAAGACCAACACCTCCAACCACCAGCACTTACTAAACAGTTCCTAATTTCACCACCTGCTTCACCACCTATTGGTTGGGAACCTAGAGAGGAAAGCGAACCTTTAGTTAATCATGATTTATTAGCAGCTATAGCAAACTTATCTGCAG GCGGTAGCCATGAATTACATCCTGGAGGTTCAGGACAGCCAGGCATAGTTGTTCATGTTTGTGAAACGGCAAATCCTATGAAAACTGTCCCACGTATTCAACATACGCGTTGTCCAGAACATTCGTAA
- the Sra gene encoding RRM_RCAN_like domain containing protein Sra isoform X1, whose amino-acid sequence MRERTVANKFGRSKKVNMEEKHGSSVLEDEELEESENIIINEVDGLPNLHPNYQQLELEFDVGKSHSDSNMRSIEDLVHDEDLPMSVIVTNVDPRVFKSDELKHEIEDLFKQFGEDATFQYFRSFRRMRVNYSSPNAAANARIQLHQTHFGETDINCYFAQPVTPIDMEDQHLQPPALTKQFLISPPASPPIGWEPREESEPLVNHDLLAAIANLSAGGSHELHPGGSGQPGIVVHVCETANPMKTVPRIQHTRCPEHS is encoded by the exons ATGAGAGAAAGAACCGTGGCAAATAAATTCGGAAGATCT AAAAAAGTAAACATGGAGGAGAAGCATGGCTCAAGTGTATTGGAAGATGAGGAACTAGAGGAAtctgaaaatataataataaacgaAGTTGATGGTTTACCAAATTTGCATCCTAATTATCAGCAACTAGAACTAGAATTTGATGTAGGAAAAAGTCATAGTGATTCAAATATGAGATCTATAGAAGATTTGGTACATGATGAAGATTTACCAATGTCTGTTATTGTAACTAATGTAGATCCTCGAGTTTTTAAAAGTGATGAGTTAAAG CATGAAATAGAAGATCTTTTTAAGCAGTTTGGGGAAGATGCtacatttcaatattttagatcattTAGAAGAATGAGAGTAAACTATAGTTCTCCAAATGCAGCTGCAAATGCAAGGATACAGCTACACCAAACTCACTTTGGTGAGACCGATATCAATTGTTATTTCGCACAACCTGTTACGCCAATAG ACATGGAAGACCAACACCTCCAACCACCAGCACTTACTAAACAGTTCCTAATTTCACCACCTGCTTCACCACCTATTGGTTGGGAACCTAGAGAGGAAAGCGAACCTTTAGTTAATCATGATTTATTAGCAGCTATAGCAAACTTATCTGCAG GCGGTAGCCATGAATTACATCCTGGAGGTTCAGGACAGCCAGGCATAGTTGTTCATGTTTGTGAAACGGCAAATCCTATGAAAACTGTCCCACGTATTCAACATACGCGTTGTCCAGAACATTCGTAA
- the Sra gene encoding RRM_RCAN_like domain containing protein Sra isoform X3, whose translation MEEKHGSSVLEDEELEESENIIINEVDGLPNLHPNYQQLELEFDVGKSHSDSNMRSIEDLVHDEDLPMSVIVTNVDPRVFKSDELKHEIEDLFKQFGEDATFQYFRSFRRMRVNYSSPNAAANARIQLHQTHFGETDINCYFAQPVTPIDMEDQHLQPPALTKQFLISPPASPPIGWEPREESEPLVNHDLLAAIANLSAGGSHELHPGGSGQPGIVVHVCETANPMKTVPRIQHTRCPEHS comes from the exons ATGGAGGAGAAGCATGGCTCAAGTGTATTGGAAGATGAGGAACTAGAGGAAtctgaaaatataataataaacgaAGTTGATGGTTTACCAAATTTGCATCCTAATTATCAGCAACTAGAACTAGAATTTGATGTAGGAAAAAGTCATAGTGATTCAAATATGAGATCTATAGAAGATTTGGTACATGATGAAGATTTACCAATGTCTGTTATTGTAACTAATGTAGATCCTCGAGTTTTTAAAAGTGATGAGTTAAAG CATGAAATAGAAGATCTTTTTAAGCAGTTTGGGGAAGATGCtacatttcaatattttagatcattTAGAAGAATGAGAGTAAACTATAGTTCTCCAAATGCAGCTGCAAATGCAAGGATACAGCTACACCAAACTCACTTTGGTGAGACCGATATCAATTGTTATTTCGCACAACCTGTTACGCCAATAG ACATGGAAGACCAACACCTCCAACCACCAGCACTTACTAAACAGTTCCTAATTTCACCACCTGCTTCACCACCTATTGGTTGGGAACCTAGAGAGGAAAGCGAACCTTTAGTTAATCATGATTTATTAGCAGCTATAGCAAACTTATCTGCAG GCGGTAGCCATGAATTACATCCTGGAGGTTCAGGACAGCCAGGCATAGTTGTTCATGTTTGTGAAACGGCAAATCCTATGAAAACTGTCCCACGTATTCAACATACGCGTTGTCCAGAACATTCGTAA